A genomic region of Oryza glaberrima chromosome 1, OglaRS2, whole genome shotgun sequence contains the following coding sequences:
- the LOC127752731 gene encoding bidirectional sugar transporter SWEET6a, with the protein MISPDAARNVVGIIGNVISFGLFLAPVPTFWRICKRKDVEEFKADPYLATLLNCMLWVFYGIPVVHPNSILVVTINGIGLLVEGTYLLIFFLYSPNKKRLRMCAVLGVELVFMLAVILGVLLGAHTHEKRSMIVGILCVFFGSIMYFSPLTIMGKVIKTKSVEYMPFFLSLVCFLNGVCWTAYALIRFDIYVTIPNGLGALFGAIQLILYACYYRTTPKKTKAAKDVEMPSVVVSGTGAATAAAAGGGNTGGGSVSVTVER; encoded by the exons ATGATCTCCCCGGACGCGGCTCGCAACGTCGTCGGCATCATCGGCAATGTCATCTCCTTCGGCCTCTTCCTCGCCCCCGT gCCGACGTTCTGGAGGATCTGCAAGAGGAAGGACGTGGAGGAGTTCAAGGCGGATCCGTACCTGGCGACGCTGCTCAACTGCATGCTCTGGGTGTTCTACGGCATCCCCGTCGTCCACCCCAACAGCATCCTCGTCGTCACCATCAACGGCATCGGCCTCCTCGTCGAGGGCACCTacctcctcatcttcttcctctactCCCCCAACAAGAAACGC CTGAGGATGTGTGCTGTGCTGGGCGTGGAGTTGGTGTTCATGTTGGCGGTGATTCTGGGTGTGCTGCTGGGCGCGCACACCCACGAGAAACGCTCCATGATCGTCGGCATCCTCTGTGTCTTCTTCGGCTCTATCATGTACTTCTCCCCTCTCACCATCATG GGGAAAGTGATAAAGACGAAGAGCGTGGAGTACATGCCGTTCTTCCTGTCGCTGGTGTGCTTCCTCAACGGCGTCTGCTGGACGGCCTACGCGCTCATCCGTTTTGACATCTACGTGACCATCCCCAATGGTCTCGGCGCCCTCTTCGGCGCCATCCAGCTCATTCTCTATGCTTGCTACTACCGGACCACACCTAAGAAGACCAAGGCCGCCAAGGACGTCGAGATGCCCTCCGTCGTTGtctccggcaccggcgccgccaccgccgccgctgccggtggcggtaacaccggcggcggcagcgtctcCGTCACCGTCGAGCGATGA
- the LOC127752749 gene encoding uncharacterized protein LOC127752749 → MDILYQCKEFLKIQKFRRTASYAGFYCFTALMTYAYTSNTTRAGISRGDQFYASYPAGTELLTDTAKLYKAALGNCFEIDDWGPIEFSIMAKHFDRQGKPPYAYHAQYMAHLLSHGQLDGSG, encoded by the exons ATGGATATTTTGTACCAATGTAAGGAGTTCTTAAAGATCCAGAAGTTCCGGCGTACGGCGTCCTATGCTGGATTCTACTGCTTCACTGCCTTAATGACCTATGCTTACACGAGCAATAC GACAAGGGCTGGCATTTCTAGGGGCGACCAATTTTATGCCTCATATCCCGCTGGTACGGAGCTACTAACTGACACTGCAAAG CTTTACAAGGCTGCATTAGGTAATTGTTTCGAAATAGATGACTGGGGTCCAATAGAGTTCTCTATCATGGCAAAACATTTTGATCGGCAAGGCAAACCACCATATGCGTATCATGCA CAATACATGGCACACCTTCTCTCCCATGGGCAGCTCGATGGAAGTGGATAA